A genomic segment from Gracilinanus agilis isolate LMUSP501 chromosome 1, AgileGrace, whole genome shotgun sequence encodes:
- the LOC123244904 gene encoding BRCA1-associated protein isoform X1: MSVSLVVIRLELADHSPLPAGFGFSAAAVREMSDEEIKEKTLASAKAHLEGKAPVEKAAIIHQHLGRREMTDMIIETIKSNSDEMKATMEERKSSEASSSPEKSRNADHTKEIAPDSPSKQLPDQISFFSGNPSVEIVHGIMHLYKTNKMTSLKEDVRRSAMLCVLTVPATMTSHDLMKFVAPFNEVIEHMKIIRDSTPNQYMVLIKFSAQADADSFYMACNGRQFNSIEEDVCQLVYVERAEVVKSEDGASLPVMDLTELPKCTVCLERMDESVNGILTTLCNHSFHSQCLQRWDDTTCPVCRYCQTPEPVEENKCFECGVQENLWICLICGHIGCGRYVSRHAYKHFEETQHTYAMQLTNHRVWDYAGDNYVHRLVASKTDGKIVQYECEGDTCQEEKIDALQLEYSYLLTSQLESQRIYWENKIVRIEKDTAEEINNMKTKFKETIEKCDTLEHRLNDLLKEKQSVERKCTQLNVKLAKLSTELKEEQEMNKCLRANQVLLQNKLKEEEKVLKETCDQKDMQITEIQEQLRDVMFYLEAQQKINHLPAETRQEIQEGQINIAMASAASSPSVGGTGKLPSRKGRGKRGK; encoded by the exons ATGAGTGTGTCACTGGTTGTGATCCGACTGGAGCTCGCGGACCACTCGCCCTTGCCCGCCGGCTTCGGCTTCAGCGCGGCCGCCG ttaGGGAAAtgtctgatgaagaaatcaaagaaaagacaCTAGCTTCAGCTAAGGCACATTTAGAAGGAAAGGCACCAGTGGAGAAGGCGGCAATTATACACCAACATCTTGGCCGGCGAGAAATGACAGATATGATCATTGAAACCATAAAATCTAACTCAG ATGAGATGAAAGCtacaatggaagaaagaaagtctTCAGAGGCATCCTCCTCTCCTGAGAAAAGTAGAAATGCAGATCACACTAAAGAAATTGCTCCAGATTCTCCCTCTAAACAACTTCCGGACCAGATTTCATTCTTCAGTGGAAACCCATCAGTTGAAATAGTTCATGGTATAATGCACCTGTACAAAACAAA TAAGATGACCTCTTTAAAAGAAGATGTCCGTCGCAGCGCTATGCTGTGTGTCCTCACAGTCCCAGCTACAATGACCAGCCATGACCTCATGAAGTTTGTGGCCCCTTTTAATGAAGTCATTGAACACATGAAAATAATCAGAGACTCTACTCCAAACCAATATATGGTGCTGATAAAGTTCAGTGCACAG GCTGATGCTGATAGTTTTTATATGGCATGCAACGGTCGACAATTTAATTCGATAGAAGAAGATGTTTGCCAGTTGGTGTATGTAGAGAGGGCAGAAGTAGTAAAATCAGAAGAT GGTGCCAGCCTCCCAGTGATGGATCTGACAGAGCTCCCCAAATGTACAGTGTGCTTAGAAAGGATGGATGAGTCTGTGAATGGGATACTTACCACATTATGCAACCATAGTTTTCATAGCCAGTGTCTACAACGCTGGGATGATACTAC GTGTCCTGTTTGCAGATACTGTCAAACGCCAGAAcctgtagaagaaaataaatgttttgagtGTGGAGTTCAGGAA AACCTCTGGATTTGTTTGATATGTGGCCATATAGGATGTGGGCGATATGTAAGTCGGCATGCTTACAAGCACTTTGAAGAAACACAGCACACATATGCAATGCAACTGACCAATCACCGAGTCTGGGATTATGCTGGAG ataaTTATGTTCATCGATTGGTTGCAAGTAAAACTGATGGAAAGATAGTACAGTATGAGTGTGAGGGTGATACTTgtcaagaggagaaaatagatgCCTTACAGTTAGAG TACTCTTATTTACTAACGAGCCAGCTAGAATCTCAGCGAATCTACTGGGAAAACAAGATAGTTCGAATAGAAAAGGATACTGCTGAGGAA ATTAACAACATGAAGACTAAATTTAAAGAAACCATTGAGAAATGTGATACTCTGGAACACAGACTCAATGATCTCCTAAAAGAAAAGCAATCCGTGGAAAGGAA GTGCACACAACTGAATGTAAAACTAGCCAAGCTCTCCACTGAGCTCAAAGAGGAACAAGAAATGAACAAGTGTTTACGAGCTAATCAAGTCCTCCTGCAAAACAAgctgaaggaggaggagaaagttcTAAAGGAAACCTGCGATCAGAAGGACATGCAGATCACAGAGATCCAGGAACAGCTGCGGGATGTCATGTTCTACCTAGAAGCCCAACAGAAAATCAATCACCTACCGGCTGAGACACGGCAGGAAATCCAGGAGGGACAGATCAACATTGCCATGGCCTCCGCGGCAAGCTCCCCTTCGGTCGGAGGTACAGGGAAGCTGCCCTCCAGGAAGGGCCGAGGCAAGAGGGGCAAGTGA
- the LOC123244904 gene encoding BRCA1-associated protein isoform X2 → MSVSLVVIRLELADHSPLPAGFGFSAAAGEEMSDEEIKEKTLASAKAHLEGKAPVEKAAIIHQHLGRREMTDMIIETIKSNSDEMKATMEERKSSEASSSPEKSRNADHTKEIAPDSPSKQLPDQISFFSGNPSVEIVHGIMHLYKTNKMTSLKEDVRRSAMLCVLTVPATMTSHDLMKFVAPFNEVIEHMKIIRDSTPNQYMVLIKFSAQADADSFYMACNGRQFNSIEEDVCQLVYVERAEVVKSEDGASLPVMDLTELPKCTVCLERMDESVNGILTTLCNHSFHSQCLQRWDDTTCPVCRYCQTPEPVEENKCFECGVQENLWICLICGHIGCGRYVSRHAYKHFEETQHTYAMQLTNHRVWDYAGDNYVHRLVASKTDGKIVQYECEGDTCQEEKIDALQLEYSYLLTSQLESQRIYWENKIVRIEKDTAEEINNMKTKFKETIEKCDTLEHRLNDLLKEKQSVERKCTQLNVKLAKLSTELKEEQEMNKCLRANQVLLQNKLKEEEKVLKETCDQKDMQITEIQEQLRDVMFYLEAQQKINHLPAETRQEIQEGQINIAMASAASSPSVGGTGKLPSRKGRGKRGK, encoded by the exons ATGAGTGTGTCACTGGTTGTGATCCGACTGGAGCTCGCGGACCACTCGCCCTTGCCCGCCGGCTTCGGCTTCAGCGCGGCCGCCGGTGA GGAAAtgtctgatgaagaaatcaaagaaaagacaCTAGCTTCAGCTAAGGCACATTTAGAAGGAAAGGCACCAGTGGAGAAGGCGGCAATTATACACCAACATCTTGGCCGGCGAGAAATGACAGATATGATCATTGAAACCATAAAATCTAACTCAG ATGAGATGAAAGCtacaatggaagaaagaaagtctTCAGAGGCATCCTCCTCTCCTGAGAAAAGTAGAAATGCAGATCACACTAAAGAAATTGCTCCAGATTCTCCCTCTAAACAACTTCCGGACCAGATTTCATTCTTCAGTGGAAACCCATCAGTTGAAATAGTTCATGGTATAATGCACCTGTACAAAACAAA TAAGATGACCTCTTTAAAAGAAGATGTCCGTCGCAGCGCTATGCTGTGTGTCCTCACAGTCCCAGCTACAATGACCAGCCATGACCTCATGAAGTTTGTGGCCCCTTTTAATGAAGTCATTGAACACATGAAAATAATCAGAGACTCTACTCCAAACCAATATATGGTGCTGATAAAGTTCAGTGCACAG GCTGATGCTGATAGTTTTTATATGGCATGCAACGGTCGACAATTTAATTCGATAGAAGAAGATGTTTGCCAGTTGGTGTATGTAGAGAGGGCAGAAGTAGTAAAATCAGAAGAT GGTGCCAGCCTCCCAGTGATGGATCTGACAGAGCTCCCCAAATGTACAGTGTGCTTAGAAAGGATGGATGAGTCTGTGAATGGGATACTTACCACATTATGCAACCATAGTTTTCATAGCCAGTGTCTACAACGCTGGGATGATACTAC GTGTCCTGTTTGCAGATACTGTCAAACGCCAGAAcctgtagaagaaaataaatgttttgagtGTGGAGTTCAGGAA AACCTCTGGATTTGTTTGATATGTGGCCATATAGGATGTGGGCGATATGTAAGTCGGCATGCTTACAAGCACTTTGAAGAAACACAGCACACATATGCAATGCAACTGACCAATCACCGAGTCTGGGATTATGCTGGAG ataaTTATGTTCATCGATTGGTTGCAAGTAAAACTGATGGAAAGATAGTACAGTATGAGTGTGAGGGTGATACTTgtcaagaggagaaaatagatgCCTTACAGTTAGAG TACTCTTATTTACTAACGAGCCAGCTAGAATCTCAGCGAATCTACTGGGAAAACAAGATAGTTCGAATAGAAAAGGATACTGCTGAGGAA ATTAACAACATGAAGACTAAATTTAAAGAAACCATTGAGAAATGTGATACTCTGGAACACAGACTCAATGATCTCCTAAAAGAAAAGCAATCCGTGGAAAGGAA GTGCACACAACTGAATGTAAAACTAGCCAAGCTCTCCACTGAGCTCAAAGAGGAACAAGAAATGAACAAGTGTTTACGAGCTAATCAAGTCCTCCTGCAAAACAAgctgaaggaggaggagaaagttcTAAAGGAAACCTGCGATCAGAAGGACATGCAGATCACAGAGATCCAGGAACAGCTGCGGGATGTCATGTTCTACCTAGAAGCCCAACAGAAAATCAATCACCTACCGGCTGAGACACGGCAGGAAATCCAGGAGGGACAGATCAACATTGCCATGGCCTCCGCGGCAAGCTCCCCTTCGGTCGGAGGTACAGGGAAGCTGCCCTCCAGGAAGGGCCGAGGCAAGAGGGGCAAGTGA